A single window of Eucalyptus grandis isolate ANBG69807.140 chromosome 1, ASM1654582v1, whole genome shotgun sequence DNA harbors:
- the LOC120296293 gene encoding uncharacterized protein LOC120296293 has product MASKRHSFNAKWTESITNILIGLLVDEVKKGNRTSSTFNKAGWRNVQSELNRQTGFQFTMVQLRNKVNKLKKQYGSFHKLISQTGFGWDNVNKRVVVDDPSIWESHIKDNVEWARFRKNGLPQYPELCIIFGGTYATGDYAVGCAQEDNLSDDDDNGNDNVRGDNSGGDADGGDADGVNVGGDYDGSNANDFFGYHSDNRLFTTRRSLELQLVGSTNWIELQIVSEEERVTNPVLLKLVEPYKIF; this is encoded by the exons ATGGCATCCAAGAGACACTCATTCAATGCAAAGTGGACGGAGTCTATAACCAATATACTTATCGGTTTATTGGTGGATGAGGTCAAAAAGGGAAACCGCACCTCTTCCACTTTCAACAAAGCAGGGTGGAGGAATGTACAGTCTGAACTCAATAGACAGACAGGATTCCAATTTACCATGGTTCAGCTGAGGAACAAGGTAAACAAACTGAAAAAACAGTATGGCAGTTTTCACAAACTCATTTCTCAGACAGGATTTGGTTGGGATAATGtcaacaaaagagttgttgtcGACGATCCAAGTATATGGGAATCTCATATCAAG GATAATGTCGAGTGGGCAAGATTCAGGAAGAATGGACTTCCTCAGTATCCTGAGCTTTGTATTATTTTTGGTGGTACATATGCTACTGGGGATTATGCCGTAGGATGTGCTCAAGAGGACAATCTAtcggatgatgatgacaatggtAATGACAATGTACGTGGTGACAATAGTGGTGGCGATGCAGATGGTGGCGATGCAGATGGTGTCAATGTAGGTGGTGACTATGATGGTAGCAATGCAAATGATTTCTTTGGATACCACAGTGATAACAGACTTTTTACAACGAGACGATCTTTGGAACTTCAGCTCGTGGGAAGCACAAATTGGATAGAACTCCAAATAGTAAGCGAAGAAGAAAGAGTAACCAATCCAGTTTTGCTGAAACTTGTAGAGCCATACaagattttctaa
- the LOC104435800 gene encoding putative GPI-anchored protein pfl2 isoform X2 has protein sequence MADSEVPDKRLSLIDVSFEDDCLLDSSRDPQPSGDQGVYQSFELEEAATFKGVDNILESFAAVDQPGVPQLVESCEPEVTGKNGKYNLRKSLAWDSAFFTSAGVLEPEELTSLMEGVEKKGKHVLPCIEEEIHRSSDSMSTLEGDSLSLASLEADLFEDIRASIQKSSKASNKESSVSKAGALLSDKTTLQSSTKADVGSNSKLRPKPAPKRPSLASGKTAKQLPVRPQGKHSAAIGGSASFPSKPLRLSTVNLISTSTKRDSVGAKSVRAEKSMAELTGRGPSASRLRAMSGPRHIIPRLSSSSRSSLGSTTTKTEPESSCSSMDSSGSFSSNKIEKSAVKSNKKSIEARTRNLPSTASNKKTPSKGPNSGVSHLSAYVMSSSKLSSSVSPASSISEWSVESSSSSSTVNQRSNSSSTSFDPSSRRLGTADGDAPEVPHLQKSSHDKNFRRHETQGSMVPARKNASAGGALLPSSMKPSGLRMPSPKIGFFDGMKSGRTPNGNKQSQPVGSGVPKKPTADSVNTSGALKRGMLVKVQAETTTMPISRTKDHGKEFAPDVTPESLKEPPISAIGVRRVSRNIKHTPGPSPKVQSKILPKCGEKSLVKAEDGAKECDASVQHTDSSLMEENANGSKDIKSVANGETLNIPFTGGGPEFFSDEVLTNIASKAHPEDQVDLFGQVKELAMEKLVIFSPSLSDRVSENPCSVSGQVEVLNSNLVPCNSSTTDILASTRAPFSVVDSLYNRDGCNDVSAGLQIAEVEKRATLPLPGDITKENS, from the exons ATGGCCGATTCCGAAGTCCCGGACAAGCGGCTCAGCCTCATCGACGTCTCGTTCGAGGACGACTGCCTCCTCGATTCCTCTCGCGACCCCCAACCTTCAG GAGATCAGGGGGTTTATCAAAGCTTTGAGCTTGAGGAGGCTGCGACTTTCAAGGGAGTTGATAACATTCTAGAGTCCTTCGCAGCTGTGGACCAACCGGGAGTCCCTCAACTGGTTGAATCATGCGAACCGGAAGTGACTGGGAAAAATGGCAAGTATAACCTGCGCAAAAGTTTGGCCTGGGATAGTGCTTTTTTCACCAGTGCAG GAGTTTTAGAACCTGAAGAGTTAACTAGCCTGATGGAAGGAGtggagaagaaaggaaagcaTGTGCTACCCTGTATTGAAGAGGAGATACACAGATCATCAGATTCAATGTCCACCTTAGAAGGTGATAGTTTGTCATTAGCAAGTCTCGAGGCTGATTTATTTGAAGACATAAGAGCTTCAATTCAGAAATCAAGCAAAGCATCCAATAAGGAAAGTTCAGTTAGCAAAGCAGGAGCACTGCTGTCTGATAAAACGACTCTTCAGT CTTCAACAAAGGCAGATGTTGGTTCTAACAGTAAG TTGAGACCCAAGCCTGCTCCTAAGAGACCAAGCTTAGCCTCAGGGAAAACAGCAAAGCAGCTTCCCGTTCGTCCACAG GGGAAACATTCTGCTGCAATTGGAGGTTCAGCTTCATTTCCTTCCAAGCCACTTAGACTGAGTACTGTTAATTTGATATCAACATCCACAAAGAGGGATTCAGTGGGTGCTAAATCTGTGAGAGCGGAAAAGAGTATGGCAGAACTTACTG gTAGGGGGCCGTCAGCATCTAGATTACGTGCCATGAGCGGTCCTCGGCATATTATTCCTAGGCTTTCATCCTCTTCTAGATCTTCTTTAGGCTCAACGACCACTAAGACTGAGCCAGAGTCTTCTTGTTCGTCGATGGATAGTTCAGGTAGTTTCTCATCCAACAAGATAGAAAAATCAGCAGTGAAGTCTAATAAGAAAAGTATTGAGGCTCGAACCAGGAATTTACCTTCTACTGCTTCAAATAAGAAAACACCGTCAAAAGGCCCCAATTCTGGAGTATCTCATCTCTCAGCTTATGTGATGTCTTCATCGAAGCTGTCCTCTAGCGTATCACCTGCCAGTTCCATCAGTGAATGGTCAGTGGAATCCTCTTCTTCCAGTTCAACAGTCAATCAAAGGTCAAACAGCTCTAGTACTAGCTTTGACCCCAGCTCACGAAGACTGGGCACTGCAGATGGAGATGCACCTGAAGTTCCTCATCTTCAGAAAAGTTCACATGACAAGAACTTTCGTAGACATGAAACTCAAGGTTCTATGGTCCCTGCTCGAAAGAATGCTTCAGCAGGTGGAGCCCTCTTACCAAGCTCAATGAAACCCTCTGGCCTCCGAATGCCATCCCCCAAAATTGGCTTCTTTGATGGG ATGAAATCAGGTCGTACCCCTAATGGAAATAAGCAGTCTCAACCTGTTGGCTCTGGTGTTCCAAAAAAACCTACAGCGGATAGTGTTAACACGAGTGGGGCTTTGAAGAGGGGAATGCTTGTAAAGGTCCAAGCTGAAACAACTACAATGCCAATCAGTAGGACAAAAGATCATGGTAAGGAATTTGCCCCTGATGTGACACCTGAATCGCTTAAAGAACCTCCAATTTCTGCAATTGGGGTACGTAGGGTTTCCAGGAACATCAAACATACTCCCGGTCCATctccaaaagttcaaagcaAGATACTTCCTAAATGTGGGGAGAAAAGTCTGGTGAAGGCAGAGGACGGAGCTAAAGAATGTGATGCATCTGTACAGCATACGGATTCCAGTTTAATGGAGGAAAATGCCAATGGAAGTAAAGACATCAAGTCTGTTGCCAATGGGGAGACTTTGAATATCCCCTTTACAGGTGGAGGACCGGAATTTTTTTCTGATGAAGTCTTGACCAACATAGCAAGTAAAGCACATCCTGAAGATCAAGTTGATTTGTTCGGACAGGTGAAGGAGTTGGCAATGGAGAAACTTGTGATTTTTTCTCCCTCGCTTTCTGACCGTGTTTCTGAGAACCCGTGTTCTGTCAGCGGCCAGGTTGAGGTTCTCAATTCAAACCTTGTTCCGTGTAACTCAAGCACAACTGACATATTGGCCAGTACAAGGGCACCTTTCTCTGTGGTAGATTCTTTATATAACAGGGACGGTTGCAATGATGTCTCGGCTGGACTGCAAATTGCGGAGGTCGAAAAGAGGGCGACCCTGCCTTTGCCTGGAGATATTACGAAAGAGAACAGTTAA
- the LOC104435791 gene encoding mitochondrial import inner membrane translocase subunit TIM14-1, whose protein sequence is MATTPLIAGIAIAAAAYAGRYGIQAWQAFKARPPTATMRRFYDGGFQPTMTRREAALILGVRERTPTDKIREAHRRVMVANHPDAGGSHYLASKINEAKDVMLGKTKSGSAF, encoded by the exons atg GCAACTACTCCCCTGATCGCGGGGATTGCAATAGCAGCTGCTGCATACGCGGGTAGATATGGCATCCAAGCATGGCAAGCCTTCAAGGCAAGACCACCTACGGCGACAATGCGCCGATTTTACGACGGCGGCTTCCAACCCACCATGACAAGAAGGGAAGCAGCTCTGATACTCGGTGTCAG AGAAAGAACTCCGACAGATAAGATCAGGGAAGCGCATAGGAGAGTTATGGTTGCAAATCATCCAGATGCCGGCGGTAGCCATTATTTAGCTTCTAAAATCAATGAAGCTAAAGATGTGATGCTTGGAAAAACTAAAAGCGGGTCTGCATTTTGA
- the LOC104435800 gene encoding putative GPI-anchored protein pfl2 isoform X1: MADSEVPDKRLSLIDVSFEDDCLLDSSRDPQPSGDQGVYQSFELEEAATFKGVDNILESFAAVDQPGVPQLVESCEPEVTGKNGKYNLRKSLAWDSAFFTSAGVLEPEELTSLMEGVEKKGKHVLPCIEEEIHRSSDSMSTLEGDSLSLASLEADLFEDIRASIQKSSKASNKESSVSKAGALLSDKTTLQSSTKADVGSNSKLRPKPAPKRPSLASGKTAKQLPVRPQVLQGKHSAAIGGSASFPSKPLRLSTVNLISTSTKRDSVGAKSVRAEKSMAELTGRGPSASRLRAMSGPRHIIPRLSSSSRSSLGSTTTKTEPESSCSSMDSSGSFSSNKIEKSAVKSNKKSIEARTRNLPSTASNKKTPSKGPNSGVSHLSAYVMSSSKLSSSVSPASSISEWSVESSSSSSTVNQRSNSSSTSFDPSSRRLGTADGDAPEVPHLQKSSHDKNFRRHETQGSMVPARKNASAGGALLPSSMKPSGLRMPSPKIGFFDGMKSGRTPNGNKQSQPVGSGVPKKPTADSVNTSGALKRGMLVKVQAETTTMPISRTKDHGKEFAPDVTPESLKEPPISAIGVRRVSRNIKHTPGPSPKVQSKILPKCGEKSLVKAEDGAKECDASVQHTDSSLMEENANGSKDIKSVANGETLNIPFTGGGPEFFSDEVLTNIASKAHPEDQVDLFGQVKELAMEKLVIFSPSLSDRVSENPCSVSGQVEVLNSNLVPCNSSTTDILASTRAPFSVVDSLYNRDGCNDVSAGLQIAEVEKRATLPLPGDITKENS; the protein is encoded by the exons ATGGCCGATTCCGAAGTCCCGGACAAGCGGCTCAGCCTCATCGACGTCTCGTTCGAGGACGACTGCCTCCTCGATTCCTCTCGCGACCCCCAACCTTCAG GAGATCAGGGGGTTTATCAAAGCTTTGAGCTTGAGGAGGCTGCGACTTTCAAGGGAGTTGATAACATTCTAGAGTCCTTCGCAGCTGTGGACCAACCGGGAGTCCCTCAACTGGTTGAATCATGCGAACCGGAAGTGACTGGGAAAAATGGCAAGTATAACCTGCGCAAAAGTTTGGCCTGGGATAGTGCTTTTTTCACCAGTGCAG GAGTTTTAGAACCTGAAGAGTTAACTAGCCTGATGGAAGGAGtggagaagaaaggaaagcaTGTGCTACCCTGTATTGAAGAGGAGATACACAGATCATCAGATTCAATGTCCACCTTAGAAGGTGATAGTTTGTCATTAGCAAGTCTCGAGGCTGATTTATTTGAAGACATAAGAGCTTCAATTCAGAAATCAAGCAAAGCATCCAATAAGGAAAGTTCAGTTAGCAAAGCAGGAGCACTGCTGTCTGATAAAACGACTCTTCAGT CTTCAACAAAGGCAGATGTTGGTTCTAACAGTAAG TTGAGACCCAAGCCTGCTCCTAAGAGACCAAGCTTAGCCTCAGGGAAAACAGCAAAGCAGCTTCCCGTTCGTCCACAGGTATTGCAG GGGAAACATTCTGCTGCAATTGGAGGTTCAGCTTCATTTCCTTCCAAGCCACTTAGACTGAGTACTGTTAATTTGATATCAACATCCACAAAGAGGGATTCAGTGGGTGCTAAATCTGTGAGAGCGGAAAAGAGTATGGCAGAACTTACTG gTAGGGGGCCGTCAGCATCTAGATTACGTGCCATGAGCGGTCCTCGGCATATTATTCCTAGGCTTTCATCCTCTTCTAGATCTTCTTTAGGCTCAACGACCACTAAGACTGAGCCAGAGTCTTCTTGTTCGTCGATGGATAGTTCAGGTAGTTTCTCATCCAACAAGATAGAAAAATCAGCAGTGAAGTCTAATAAGAAAAGTATTGAGGCTCGAACCAGGAATTTACCTTCTACTGCTTCAAATAAGAAAACACCGTCAAAAGGCCCCAATTCTGGAGTATCTCATCTCTCAGCTTATGTGATGTCTTCATCGAAGCTGTCCTCTAGCGTATCACCTGCCAGTTCCATCAGTGAATGGTCAGTGGAATCCTCTTCTTCCAGTTCAACAGTCAATCAAAGGTCAAACAGCTCTAGTACTAGCTTTGACCCCAGCTCACGAAGACTGGGCACTGCAGATGGAGATGCACCTGAAGTTCCTCATCTTCAGAAAAGTTCACATGACAAGAACTTTCGTAGACATGAAACTCAAGGTTCTATGGTCCCTGCTCGAAAGAATGCTTCAGCAGGTGGAGCCCTCTTACCAAGCTCAATGAAACCCTCTGGCCTCCGAATGCCATCCCCCAAAATTGGCTTCTTTGATGGG ATGAAATCAGGTCGTACCCCTAATGGAAATAAGCAGTCTCAACCTGTTGGCTCTGGTGTTCCAAAAAAACCTACAGCGGATAGTGTTAACACGAGTGGGGCTTTGAAGAGGGGAATGCTTGTAAAGGTCCAAGCTGAAACAACTACAATGCCAATCAGTAGGACAAAAGATCATGGTAAGGAATTTGCCCCTGATGTGACACCTGAATCGCTTAAAGAACCTCCAATTTCTGCAATTGGGGTACGTAGGGTTTCCAGGAACATCAAACATACTCCCGGTCCATctccaaaagttcaaagcaAGATACTTCCTAAATGTGGGGAGAAAAGTCTGGTGAAGGCAGAGGACGGAGCTAAAGAATGTGATGCATCTGTACAGCATACGGATTCCAGTTTAATGGAGGAAAATGCCAATGGAAGTAAAGACATCAAGTCTGTTGCCAATGGGGAGACTTTGAATATCCCCTTTACAGGTGGAGGACCGGAATTTTTTTCTGATGAAGTCTTGACCAACATAGCAAGTAAAGCACATCCTGAAGATCAAGTTGATTTGTTCGGACAGGTGAAGGAGTTGGCAATGGAGAAACTTGTGATTTTTTCTCCCTCGCTTTCTGACCGTGTTTCTGAGAACCCGTGTTCTGTCAGCGGCCAGGTTGAGGTTCTCAATTCAAACCTTGTTCCGTGTAACTCAAGCACAACTGACATATTGGCCAGTACAAGGGCACCTTTCTCTGTGGTAGATTCTTTATATAACAGGGACGGTTGCAATGATGTCTCGGCTGGACTGCAAATTGCGGAGGTCGAAAAGAGGGCGACCCTGCCTTTGCCTGGAGATATTACGAAAGAGAACAGTTAA